In the genome of Solibacillus silvestris, one region contains:
- a CDS encoding RNA polymerase subunit sigma, giving the protein MENLLEKATAGDQLAILELIEKDEEVLYPIAYTYLKNEQDALDAMQEMTYKALKKMHTVKQPEFARTWLVRVLINCCKDMLNKRIQTVEIEETSISEAPIYSDISRLLNLLTLTEQQLVYAKYFQQLKNNEIAELQNIPEGTVKSRLHAILKKLRKAAGHKEDWL; this is encoded by the coding sequence TTGGAAAACTTACTCGAAAAAGCTACCGCTGGAGACCAACTAGCAATCCTCGAACTGATTGAAAAAGACGAGGAAGTACTTTATCCAATTGCTTATACATACTTAAAAAATGAGCAGGACGCACTCGACGCCATGCAGGAAATGACTTATAAGGCACTGAAAAAAATGCATACTGTTAAACAGCCTGAATTTGCGCGTACTTGGCTCGTCCGAGTACTCATCAACTGCTGTAAAGATATGCTGAATAAACGTATCCAAACCGTGGAAATTGAAGAGACCAGCATTAGCGAAGCACCGATTTATTCCGATATCAGTCGTCTTCTTAACTTACTTACCCTTACAGAACAACAGCTCGTTTACGCAAAATATTTTCAACAGCTGAAAAACAATGAAATTGCCGAACTGCAAAATATCCCGGAAGGCACCGTCAAATCAAGGTTGCACGCCATTTTAAAAAAATTGCGTAAAGCCGCTGGACATAAGGAGGATTGGTTATGA
- a CDS encoding acetyltransferase: MEVSLCKATLDDAAKLHEMQVKAFMPLLEKYQDYETNPANESLKKVITRFNQPFTDYYLIKNLEVTIGGIRVIKMDNESYRVSPIFILPEHQGKGIAQKVFAIIEEIYHNARSWELDTIMQEEGLCHLYEKIGYRKTGKTRKINEKITIVFYKKPQIK, translated from the coding sequence ATGGAAGTCTCACTATGTAAAGCAACTTTAGATGACGCGGCCAAGCTTCATGAGATGCAAGTGAAAGCATTTATGCCATTGCTAGAAAAATATCAGGACTATGAAACTAATCCAGCTAATGAATCCTTAAAAAAAGTTATAACTCGATTTAATCAACCATTTACAGATTATTATTTAATTAAAAATCTTGAAGTTACAATTGGTGGTATTAGAGTTATTAAAATGGACAATGAATCTTATCGTGTCAGCCCTATATTTATTTTGCCGGAACATCAAGGAAAGGGAATTGCTCAAAAAGTCTTTGCAATCATAGAGGAAATATATCATAACGCAAGATCATGGGAGTTGGACACTATTATGCAAGAAGAAGGGCTTTGTCACCTGTATGAAAAGATAGGTTATAGAAAAACGGGTAAAACCAGAAAAATAAATGAAAAGATCACTATAGTTTTTTATAAAAAACCTCAAATTAAATAA